TTAGTCCACCACAGTGTTTTTTCTAATTATCTTTTGGGTTCAAACGTTTCATTTTCTTTCAGGCAAACGCTGGATTCGTCAATTCCTTATGGGTGCTACATTACTGCCATTCCTAATATGTTGTTCTACTTTTCTGGTAAATCTTGTTGCCATATACTATCGTACGAGTCGCTCTATCCCATTCTTGACAATGCTCTCCATCACTTCCATTATCTTATTCGTAGTCATTCCATTAAATTTAGTTGGTACTGTGTTAGGTCGTAATTTATTTGGTTTAGCGAATTTCCCATGTCGAGTGAATCCTGTTCCTAAAGCAATACCGGAAAAGAAATGGTTTATGGAACCGTCATTTCTCATTATTGCAAGTGGGCTGCTACCATTTGGATCAATTTTTATTGAACTGTAAGTCTATTTAATAGTTGTATACAACCAGATCCTTACTTATATTTTATCAGTTATTGTTGATTTAATCCTTCAATTATGTTGAACAGGCCTTATAAACTGACATTTTTCGAATCACTAACCAATATAGATGGCGTCAAATAAATGCTGCTTCTCTATTTGTGGTCAATCATAATCAACTTAGGGCCTGGAGCAATTTTTCCGACTGCCCAAGTTGTTATAATTCATAGCACAACGGGATGAAATCAAAAAGAAATAGTTGTGAAGAGACTAAGCGTTGGCGAATATATTTCAAAAAGAGGGTGTGTATAAATACATGTTTATTGTTTTCTGGTTCCAAGTAACTTAAACATGATagaaatacatatatacatacgttTCTTCAAAACAACTCATTGATGCCTAACCTAAGTAGCTGTTGTAACCTATATACGCCACTGGCAATGCTTCTTCTTGGCAGAATATCAGCGGTGATACAGTCGTTTTTGGAGATTGTAAATTCAGAGTGGAAACAAATCGTTGATGCAAATTAATGGCTTCTTCATGGTACATCCTTTTCACCTCCATTTTTTTGTATCCGTGTTGtttttgtaattatgattttaataACGTTTCGAACATTCATGTAAACTTCACAAACTGAAGTATGTTTAACATTTGTTAATAATGTAGTTAATTGTAATTTTAGATTGTACGCAGTTGATGAGAATCCATGAAATAGAAGGAATTAtttttgttgctgttgttctttCTGTTTCAGATTTATCAAGGAATCTGATTGTATGAAGTTCTCT
This genomic window from Schistosoma mansoni, WGS project CABG00000000 data, supercontig 0915, strain Puerto Rico, whole genome shotgun sequence contains:
- a CDS encoding transmembrane 9 superfamily protein member,putative translates to MGATLLPFLICCSTFLVNLVAIYYRTSRSIPFLTMLSITSIILFVVIPLNLVGTVLGRNLFGLANFPCRVNPVPKAIPEKKWFMEPSFLIIASGLLPFGSIFIELYFVFTSFWAYKIYFVFGFTLLVLFLLIAVTTSVTVVGTYFLLNSEDYRW